Genomic segment of Coffea arabica cultivar ET-39 chromosome 1e, Coffea Arabica ET-39 HiFi, whole genome shotgun sequence:
TCCATTTCCATATTGATTTTATTTACTAaggaaataataataatcataaataaataatacttCGCCTAATTGTCTTATCCTTCCATAATAGGCATAATTTAGACTATGGATCGCTAAGTGATAGGAAGGAGCCGTGGGAGACCCACTAGACAACACCCGGAAGCGGGTGGTGATAGGGAACCCGAGGTCAATCAAGACCAAGGGCAAGAGGGCGTGGCCGGAGACCGAATGGCCACCGCAATTAACCGTATCACTGACGTTCTAGAGCGCTTGACTGAAAACCAAGCCACTGGACCAGTGCGTCATCAGGGGGGGCCAGTTGACTCCGATGATCGGGCACTGGAAAGGTTTCTGAAGTTTGGACCTCCCAAATTTCACGGAGGACCCGAGCCGGAAGTGGCTGAAGGCTGGTGGAAGAGGATCACTGAGATCTTCGCCGCCTTGAACTATACGGAGGAGCGAAAGGTGACTTTTGCCAccttccagtttgagggagctgcTCGCTCCTGGTGGAACCTAATGAGGGTTAATTGGGAGACTAATCATACACcaaggacttgggtgaacttcacaagagagttcaatgccaaattccttccacctctcattcaagagaagagagaggatgatttcATTAGATGCAAACAAGGGGCGAtgagtgtcgccgaatatgaaATCCAGTTCACAAAGTTATCCCGCTTTGCGCTTGAGTTGATAGCCACTGAGCAAAGGCGTGTTCGGAGGTTTGTgcagggtttgaatgtggaaCTACAGGAAAGTTTAACCGCCGTGAGGATAGATACTTTCGCAGATGTTGTCGAAAGAGCTCAGAGAGTTGAAGTAGCTAGAGCTCAAGTGAAATCTTTTCAGGCTAAGAAAAGATTTGCCCCCAACAGTAGTCGAGAGCCGACGTATGGAAATACTCCACCGGCTAAAGTGGGCCGAGGAATAGGCGGAGTGACTAGTCTCGGAGCACCACGAGGTGCACTAGCAAGGGGAACCGGGGCAAGGAGTGCAGGGGGAAGAAACAATGGAACTAGAGGGGGACCGACTGGAAGAGGACAACCTAAGAATACCTCGCAAGGAGGTCGAGCAATAATTCCCCAAACAACTTGTGCATATTGTAAGAAACCTGGTCATACTATGGATGGCTGCTGGAAGAGGCAAGGAAAGTGCTTGAAATGCGGAAGTAGCGAGCACCAAATTTCTGGATGTCCAAAAATGCAGGAAGGGACTACTTCGAACGCTAGACCAAACACTTCTGGAGGGAGCCGGCCGACAGTTCCTGCCAGAGTGTATGCTATAGGTGACCAACCTGTACCTGATTTCTCGGAAGTGGTGGAAGGTACACTTCCGATTTTTCATCGATTAACTAAAGTGTTAATTGACCCTGGTGCAACCCATTCATTCGTAAATCCATCTTTTATGTCTGGAATAGATGTGCAACCTGTTAGATTACCCTTCGATCTTGAAATTAGGACGCCAATGGGAAATAAGAATGTAATCACTAGTTTGGCTTATAAGAATTGTGAATTTTGGATTGGAGAGCGTAAAATGCTAGTGGATCTGATCAGTCTGGATATAAAAGGTTATGATGTTATAATAGGAATGGATTTTCTAGGCCATTATCATGCTAAACTTGACTGCCGAgcaaaagtggtagaattttGTATACCTGGTGAAGCAACCCTAAGGTTAGATGTCAATGGTAGGTTAGCATCATCTGCTATGATCTCAGGAATTCAAGCAAGGAAAATGTTGTCTAAAAGAGCGCAAGATTTCTTAGCTTTCTTGATAAACGCTCCCAGTGATCAAGTGAAACTGGAGGATGTACCAGTGGTACGGGAATTTCTGGATATTTTTTCCGAAGAGCTGAGGACTCTACCGCCGGAAAGAGAAGTGGAATTTAAGATTGACTTGATGCCTGGAACGGCTCCAATTTCTAAGACCCCGTAtcgaatggctcctgccgaactaaaagaattgaaaattcaATTACAGGACCTGTTGAAGAAGGGTTTTGTGAAGGAGAGTGATTCACCATGGGGAGCACCCGTCCTATTCgttaagaaaaaagatggaagtttgaggttatgtatcgattaccgagggttaaatgaggttacaattaagaataaataccctctaccgTTGATTGATAGCTTGTTCGACCAACTGCAAGGGTTAGTGGTCTTCTCTAAGCTGGATTTAAGGCAAAGGTACTATCAGTTGAAGATCAAGAAGGAAGATATACTCAAGACTGCTTTTAGTacaagatatggacattttgagtttgcaaTCATGCCTTTTGGATTAACCAACGCACCAGCTGCTTTCATGGACCTGATGCAGAGAATTTTTAAGAAGTATCTGGACCAGTTTGTAGTGATTTTCATAGATGATATCCTGATTTACTCCAAGACTCGAGAGGAGCATGCTAAGCACTTAGAGGTGGTTTTGCAGATACTAAGAGAACATAAGCTGTATGCCAAATTcagtaagtgtgagttttggctgaCTGAAATATCTTTTCTAGGGCACAGAGTTTCTGAAGATGGAATTGCCGTGGATCCGGTAAAAGTTGAGGCCGTTATGAATTGGAAACAGCCAGAAACTCCAACTGAagttagaagtttcttgggttTAGCAGGTTATTATAGGCGATTTATCCAGGATTTCTCGAAAATTGCAGGACCTATGACTGAGCTAACCAAGAAAGGGGCTAAGTTTGTCTGGACTCCAAAATGCgagtcaagttttcaggaactaaAGAAGCGGTTAACATCCGCTCCCGTTTTGGTTCTACCTGATGGAGGTGAAGGTTATGCTGTATATTCTGATGCTTCCAGAGAAGGTCTGGGATGTGTCTTAATGCAAATGGGTAAGGTAGTTGCCTATACTTCTAGGAGATTGAAACCCCACGAACAAAACTACTCAACTCATGACCTAGAACTAGCTGCAGTAATTTTcgccttgaagaaatggagacactacttgtatggcgtgacttttgaggtttatacggaccataagagtcttaagtacttgttctcccaaaaggagctaaatttgagacaaaggcgatgggtagaatttttggaagattatgactgctcGATTAATTATCATCTAGGAAAAGCCAATGTGGTGGCTGACGCTCTAAGTAGGAAGGCCCAAATAGCAGGgttaatggtaaaagaatggGATATGTTAAAAGAAATAAGTGGTTGGAACCCTCGCTTGGAGAAATTGAAGGTTTTATTTGGGAACTTATCATTGAAGTCACCGT
This window contains:
- the LOC140016919 gene encoding uncharacterized protein, with product MPKYSTLVSAANGLCMHACKTANGFANALKLFQNEIVRQLKSHRGEGHAVVQGSSEPMGMENGNGHANGNGASNGHIEPLRSISYRPRGGGAHIRYTPTDRHPRCQCRATYAYPNELVLSLDDERRQLRDANFTLSQDVEELSIMVDTQFDRIAELEQRVAAEHARLEAARVEIARQRSRVTRLAERIRDRSVGIRANAAMMIDEATRRSRGRPTRQHPEAGGDREPEVNQDQGQEGVAGDRMATAINRITDVLERLTENQATGPVRHQGGPVDSDDRALERFLKFGPPKFHGGPEPEVAEGWWKRITEIFAALNYTEERKVTFATFQFEGAARSWWNLMRVNWETNHTPRTWGLNVELQESLTAVRIDTFADVVERAQRVEVARAQVKSFQAKKRFAPNSSREPTYGNTPPAKVGRGIGGVTSLGAPRGALARGTGARSAGGRNNGTRGGPTGRGQPKNTSQGGRAIIPQTTCAYCKKPGHTMDGCWKRQGKCLKCGSSEHQISGCPKMQEGTTSNARPNTSGGSRPTVPARVYAIGDQPVPDFSEVVEGTLPIFHRLTKVLIDPGATHSFVNPSFMSGIDVQPVRLPFDLEIRTPMGNKNVITSLAYKNCEFWIGERKMLVDLISLDIKGYDVIIGMDFLGHYHAKLDCRAKVVEFCIPGEATLRLDVNGRLASSAMISGIQARKMLSKRAQDFLAFLINAPSDQVKLEDVPVVREFLDIFSEELRTLPPEREVEFKIDLMPGTAPISKTPYRMAPAELKELKIQLQDLLKKGFVKESDSPWGAPVLFVKKKDGRLVVFSKLDLRQRYYQLKIKKEDILKTAFSTRYGHFEFAIMPFGLTNAPAAFMDLMQRIFKKYLDQFVVIFIDDILIYSKTREEHAKHLEVVLQILREHKLYAKFSKCEFWLTEISFLGHRVSEDGIAVDPVKVEAVMNWKQPETPTEVRSFLGLAGYYRRFIQDFSKIAGPMTELTKKGAKFVWTPKCESSFQELKKRLTSAPVLVLPDGGEGYAVYSDASREGLGCVLMQMGKANVVADALSRKAQIAGLMVKEWDMLKEISGWNPRLEKLKVLFGNLSLKSPLLERIKEAQKTNPMIRKNLEKVQKGETLDFKLGPEGVLRFRDRIVIPANEELRKRILEESHRSKYTIHPGVTKMYHDVKGLYWWEGLKKDVAAFVQRCLICQQKFQDSLGTKLKFSTAYHPQTDGQSERTIQTLEDLLRSCILDFGGI